A window from Brachyhypopomus gauderio isolate BG-103 chromosome 6, BGAUD_0.2, whole genome shotgun sequence encodes these proteins:
- the elfn1a gene encoding protein ELFN1 yields MASRKVSVVCRGGVVMSAFFWTTAITYLTYIGGVNGDCWLIEGEKGFVWLAICSQNQPPYEAIPQHINSTIVDLRLNENKIKSIHYSALSRFANLTYLNLTKNEISYIEDGAFSAQFNLQVLQLGFNKLRNLTEGILRGLGKLQYLYLQANLIETVTPNAFWECPNLENIDLSMNRIQVLDGSTFTSLTKLTTCELYTNPFNCSCELLGFVKWLSVFPNRTNERMVCDSPAGVSGYSLLSQNPNNPTQRNALYMLSTVCTDYDVTPYGPMPPETTTFPPDATPCGLEDCPSGTEPDEMSISPTYPDLDPGTDVNPTMRLKQISHTNAIITVQIPQPYKKLYILVLYNNSFFSDIQSLNRLKQDIELKNLRPHTDYTYCVSSIRNSLRFNHTCLTLSTSPRNGRVREPSNATATHYIMTILGCLFSMVIVLGVVYYCLRKKRHEDEKHKKAGSIKKNIIELRYGGELEGGTISRMTQKQMMAGESMSRMPYLPSGSELDQYKLQDIGDTPKMAKGNYMEVRTGEHPDRRECEMSMPSNSQGSVAEISTIAKEVDKVNQIINNCIDALKSESTSFQGVKSGVVSTADPQLVLISEQPQSKGGFLSPVYKDSYHHSLQRHHSSDSSPKRPSTATGGPMRSPRPYRSEGAYKSESKYIEKTSPTGETIMTVTPAAAILRAEAEKIRQYSEHRHSYPDAQIEELEGPENRKTSILEPLTRPRPRDLAYSQLSPQYHNLSYSSSPEYYCKPTNSIWERFRLHRKHHKDEEYMAAGHALRKKVQFAKDEDLHDILDYWKGVSAQHKS; encoded by the coding sequence ATGGCTTCCAGGAAGGTATCTGTGgtttgtaggggtggtgtggtgatgagtgccTTCTTCTGGACTACGGCCATAACCTACCTGACTTACATAGGGGGCGTGAATGGGGACTGCTGGCTCATTGAAGGGGAAAAGGGCTTTGTGTGGCTGGCTATCTGCAGCCAAAACCAGCCACCTTATGAGGCTATTCCCCAGCACATCAACAGCACCATTGTAGATCTTCGCTTGAATGAAAATAAGATCAAAAGTATCCATTACTCTGCCCTTAGCCGCTTTGCCAACCTAACATACCTGAACCTAACAAAAAATGAAATTAGCTATATAGAGGATGGCGCTTTTTCGGCCCAGTTCAACTTACAGGTACTTCAAttgggtttcaataaactgcgCAACTTAACAGAGGGGATCCTCAGGGGGTTAGGCAAGCTTCAGTACCTCTACCTCCAGGCCAACCTGATCGAGACTGTGACACCCAATGCCTTCTGGGAGTGCCCAAACTTAGAAAACATAGACCTCTCCATGAATCGCATTCAGGTACTAGACGGGTCCACCTTCACCAGCCTGACTAAGCTGACCACCTGTGAGCTCTACACCAACCCCTTCAACTGCTCCTGTGagctgctgggctttgttaaGTGGTTATCAGTCTTCCCCAATAGGACGAATGAACGAATGGTGTGCGATTCTCCTGCCGGTGTCTCTGGTTACAGCCTCCTGAGTCAGAATCCAAACAATCCCACTCAACGCAATGCACTGTATATGCTGTCCACTGTGTGCACGGACTACGATGTGACCCCATACGGCCCCATGCCTCCGGAGACCACTACCTTCCCTCCAGACGCAACCCCATGTGGACTGGAGGACTGCCCCTCGGGTACTGAGCCAGATGAGATGAGCATCAGCCCCACCTACCCCGACCTGGACCCAGGCACGGACGTGAACCCGACCATGAGGCTGAAGCAAATTTCCCACACAAATGCAATCATCACCGTTCAGATCCCCCAGCCCTACAAGAAATTGTACATCCTCGTTCTGTACAATAACAGCTTCTTTTCGGATATTCAGAGCCTTAACCGGCTAAAGCAAGACATCGAACTGAAAAACCTGAGACCCCACACTGATTACACCTACTGCGTGTCGTCCATACGCAATTCTTTGCGTTTCAACCACACCTGCCTGACACTCTCCACAAGTCCCAGAAACGGGAGGGTGAGGGAGCCTAGCAATGCGACGGCCACCCACTACATCATGACCATCCTTGGATGCCTTTTCAGCATGGTAATCGTGTTAGGGGTGGTGTACTACTGCTTACGGAAGAAAAGACACGAAGACGAGAAGCACAAAAAGGCAGGCAGTATAAAGAAGAACATAATAGAGCTCAGATACGGAGGCGAGCTAGAGGGAGGGACCATATCCAggatgactcaaaagcagatgATGGCAGGTGAAAGTATGTCACGCATGCCATATTTACCCTCGGGGAGTGAGCTGGATCAGTACAAACTTCAGGACATCGGTGACACACCGAAAATGGCAAAAGGAAACTACATGGAGGTGAGAACCGGAGAGCACCCAGACCGCAGAGAGTGTGAGATGTCTATGCCAAGCAATAGCCAAGGGTCTGTTGCTGAGATATCCACAATTGCAAAAGAGGTGGACAAAGTTAATCAGATCATTAACAACTGCATAGATGCCCTGAAGTCAGAGTCAACCTCTTTCCAAGGAGTGAAATCTGGGGTTGTTTCCACAGCAGATCCCCAGTTAGTGTTGATCTCAGAGCAGCCCCAGAGCAAGGGTGGCTTCCTATCCCCTGTCTACAAGGATAGCTATCACCACTCTTTACAGAGACACCACTCCTCAGATTCTTCCCCAAAGCGGCCCAGCACAGCCACTGGTGGTCCCATGCGGAGTCCGAGGCCTTATCGCTCTGAGGGCGCATACAAGTCAGAGTCGAAGTACATAGAGAAGACCTCACCAACAGGTGAGACCATCATGACTGTTACTCCAGCAGCTGCCATACTAAGAGCGGAAGCAGAGAAAATCCGTCAGTACAGTGAGCATCGCCACTCGTACCCGGATGCCCAGATCGAGGAGTTGGAGGGCCCAGAGAACCGCAAGACATCCATCCTGGAGCCACTGACGCGGCCTCGGCCCAGAGACCTGGCTTATTCCCAACTCTCTCCCCAGTACCACAACCTCAGCTACTCCTCTAGCCCTGAGTACTACTGCAAGCCAACAAACAGCATCTGGGAGCGCTTCAGACTCCATCGCAAGCATCATAAAGATGAGGAGTACATGGCAGCGGGCCACGCCCTGCGTAAAAAAGTGCAGTTTGCTAAGGATGAGGACCTGCATGACATTCTAGACTACTGGAAAGGTGTGTCAGCTCAACATAAATCTTAA